In the genome of Magnolia sinica isolate HGM2019 chromosome 2, MsV1, whole genome shotgun sequence, one region contains:
- the LOC131229063 gene encoding uncharacterized protein LOC131229063 isoform X2 yields the protein MSSGPSCFFCFTEQRYISAVGDPGMRRDGLRVAFEGWNFCNEVGNEIPEMGSPRAADCFDFLNNSLEHKVTEEQNKLGIGKSFPGLNPKALNNPDFNVII from the exons ATGAGCTCAGGTCCTTCATG TTTCTTTTGTTTTACAGAACAAAGGTATATTTCAGCAGTGGGTGATCCAGGCATGAGAAGAGATGGATTGAGAGTGGCATTTGAAGGCTGGAATTTTTGCAATGAAGTTGGCAATGAAATTCCTGAGATGGGAAGTCCTAGAGCAGCTGACTGTTTTGATTTCTTAA ATAATTCTTTGGAGCATAAAGTAACAGAAGAACAGAACAAACTTGGGATAGGAAAATCATTCCCAGGTTTGAACCCAAAGGCTCTCAACAATCCAGACTTTAATGTGATCATTTGA
- the LOC131229063 gene encoding uncharacterized protein LOC131229063 isoform X3, translated as MFLSKKWRNLLCRCKACIEFYVQKGIGYLIDEDSIEEYEKVAKEKRKEKLDQQEGVELNFLSKLGHVQKIEILNGIADMKNELRSFMNKGIFQQWVIQA; from the exons ATGTTTCTTTCTAAGAAATGGAGAAATCTTCTTTGCAGGTGCAAGGCTTGCATAGAATTCTATGTCCAAAAGGGCATTGGCTATCTAATTGATGAGGACTCAATTGAGGAATATGAAAAGGTGGcaaaggaaaagaggaaggagaaattgGATCAACAGGAAGGAGTGGAGTTAAATTTTCTCAGCAAACTTGGTCATGTCCAAAAGATTGAGATTCTGAATGGCATTGCTGACATGAAGAATGAGCTCAGGTCCTTCATG AACAAAGGTATATTTCAGCAGTGGGTGATCCAGGCATGA
- the LOC131229063 gene encoding uncharacterized protein LOC131229063 isoform X1 codes for MFLSKKWRNLLCRCKACIEFYVQKGIGYLIDEDSIEEYEKVAKEKRKEKLDQQEGVELNFLSKLGHVQKIEILNGIADMKNELRSFMFLLFYRTKVYFSSG; via the exons ATGTTTCTTTCTAAGAAATGGAGAAATCTTCTTTGCAGGTGCAAGGCTTGCATAGAATTCTATGTCCAAAAGGGCATTGGCTATCTAATTGATGAGGACTCAATTGAGGAATATGAAAAGGTGGcaaaggaaaagaggaaggagaaattgGATCAACAGGAAGGAGTGGAGTTAAATTTTCTCAGCAAACTTGGTCATGTCCAAAAGATTGAGATTCTGAATGGCATTGCTGACATGAAGAATGAGCTCAGGTCCTTCATG TTTCTTTTGTTTTACAGAACAAAGGTATATTTCAGCAGTGGGTGA